AGTTGTATGTGACATTATTCTAGCATAGAGACTGGAATGTAATTCTTCTGTGTTGCATTCCTCTCTACAGTTTCCtatggaagaagaagaagaaattttgtCATCAGTTTTGCCAgattcaaaaaaagaaaatgacctaCCAGATTTCACCCACATTGAAGAGTTTGGAAATCTAAGCTCTGCTCAAGCTAGGTTAGCCTATGAAGATTCTCACTTGCTTATAAGtctggagaagcagaaggtggagctggagaagcagcgACTAGACATAGAAGCTGAAAGATTGCAAGTGGAGAAGGAGCGCCTGCAAATTGAAAAGGAACGTTTGCGACATGTTGACTTGGAGCGTGAGAGACTTCAGCTTGAGAAGGAGCGACTTCAGATCGAGCGGGAGAAACTGAGGCTAGAGATTCTGCATGCTGAAAAACCTGCCCTGGAAAATGATCTGACCCAAACAGAAAAGCCTGTCGTGCAGCCTCTGGATCTAGAAACTGAAAAGTTAAAACTTGAGAAAGAACGTTTGCAGTTAGAGAAAGAGAGGCTGCAGTTCTTAAAGTTTGAGtcagagaagctgcagattGAGAAGGAACGCTTGCAAGTGGAAAAAGAACGCCTGCGAATTCAGAGAGAGGGTCATTTGCAGTGAACTTCTCAACTGAGGAGTCAGTACTAGTGATTAGATGTTCGTAAAATAGAGGTAGTTCTTTTCCTAATGCTGACACTGTCCTAAAGGTTTAATGTTCTGTTCAGAGTTGAATGTTGAtgttaaactttaaaaaaaaaaaaaaaaaaaaaagaagggggggtAAAAGAATGGTGCTCAATAAGTCAGTGTGCCTACATAAATAAGCTTATGTGTGAAGTTGCGTTTCAGTGTATGAAAACTAAATGTTTATGTTCTCTTGTCTTCAGTATTGTGTTGTATTAGTTTGGTGTCCTTGTTTCACAGACACATTGAGCAGATTGAATGttgtacttctttttttttaatgcattaacaGTAAGGGAGCATCAGAATAAATCAGCATATATTCTGAGGGCATGGTGCTGAGGATAGCCCACAGTGAATAGGTGTAGTTAGGCAGAACATAATAACACAAAGTCGTGTTGTGATTGATTCATTAAGTTTAATTTCCGTTTTTGGGTTTTTCTACTCCAACAGCTAAAAGAGGAGTTCAGCAATTGTCTAAAAGTTGAAGTACAGGCTAAATCCACTACAGTGGTGTTTACTGTTGTTCCACGACTTGAACTGATTGGGAGTGTGGAAAATAgtgttcttcctttttatatGAAGTATTCATACCAGATAAAGTTACACATAACGATAGTTACCGTAAGGTAACTGTGGGTCCGTCAGGTCATTAATAATGCTGTATGGAGCATTTTACATCTGGATTAGCAAGACGGGCTTAGTAGCAGGATGTAACTGCTGTCTGGTCTGCCCCCTGAAGTAAAGCAACGAGACCTGGCTTGTTCCTTGAAAGAGATTAACTGATGTTGGGAGGCCTGTGAGTGGAGGAGGCTGAGCACAGGCTAAGGAGCGCTGAGCTAGAACACTAAAACTTTTGATACTGCTTCTGCCTAGGCAGCACTGAGGTTATGTCTGTGAGACAGCCTGAAGAGAGGCTTCTGTGGCTGATGCCATTCAGCATGTTTTAGTTAGGCAAACAGCAATGGTCAGTGCTGATGGCTGTCACTATTTTTCAAGccattcatttaaaagaaaaataaaccaggaTTTCtgttatatatgtatttataaatccCAGCTGAGCCAGACTTTAGATTACTCATCTTTCTGTGAGCAACTATCTTTTTTGACTCCATTTGACACTTAGGAGTATGGGAATACTAAATCTGAGTATACAGTGAGTGACTTACGCGGATTCTTGTgcaagtaaatatatttataccaCTACAGGATTACTTttattctgcaaagaaaatgttatttttttattactgaaacaAGTGTGCTtctacagtgaaaataaatttgactaCTACAACCCAAAATCACTCTTGAGTGTTTCTTTACAGCAATATATGAAGAGAAGGATGGATACTTAATATTGCAACATCCCAAAGTTGCTGGTGCCTGTAAGCGGGAGAGACGAGGCATCTCAGAGTGGGACTCAAACCAAGCACCACTTaattgagaaaggaaaatgaaagagatgcAAACCAGCTGGATAGGAATGCCTCAGGGAGAAAAGTATCTGAAATTGTTCTTCGTGAAATAAAGTGAGGACTTCTCATCTCCCTGtgtcaaaaaatatatatatattaaaaattgctttctgtgctCATCTGTCAAAGTTTTTCTCTCAATATGAAAAAATGACTTATCTTCCACTTCTCAAAACATGAGAGAGGCAGAATTGAGAACATCTAGGGGGTTGTTTAATGCGTAGAGCGTTTACCCAGATACAGGGATAACTTGGATTTCACAGTGGCTGTGTCCTAAGGTGACCAACTGTCTAGGTGACTTCTGCAAAACCGAGGAACGAGGGGCAATGCAGCCACCAGTGCATGAGGTGGGGGCCTGATGGACCAAGCCAGGACAGAGAATGCTTCTGTGGTCTTGTCTGTGAGAGGCACTCAGCCAGGGAGGAGCAGATGTGGAATCTGGCTCCTGTTGGGAGTTACTGCTGCTGCAC
The nucleotide sequence above comes from Oxyura jamaicensis isolate SHBP4307 breed ruddy duck chromosome 1, BPBGC_Ojam_1.0, whole genome shotgun sequence. Encoded proteins:
- the MSANTD4 gene encoding myb/SANT-like DNA-binding domain-containing protein 4 — encoded protein: MKQLKRKRKSNFSVQETQTLLKEIRKRREVLFSKQLNTTINEMKRKAWEEIAECVNAVGEGEQRTGTEVKRRYLDWRALMKRKRLNADIKMVGAGFHLPSSDLDDSLNEDMDDKMGFANESSFEWQNITDFREASGSLTEIKVEEEEEDPQNFEFPMEEEEEILSSVLPDSKKENDLPDFTHIEEFGNLSSAQARLAYEDSHLLISLEKQKVELEKQRLDIEAERLQVEKERLQIEKERLRHVDLERERLQLEKERLQIEREKLRLEILHAEKPALENDLTQTEKPVVQPLDLETEKLKLEKERLQLEKERLQFLKFESEKLQIEKERLQVEKERLRIQREGHLQ